Part of the Desulfurispira natronophila genome, CACATCATCGCGGGGGAAGATTTTGCCTTTGAAACAACCCTGGCAGGTCGCAGTTATCTGCGTTTGATTGAGCGACTGAGAGAAGAGGGTTGGCGAGTAGAGTTGATTTATCTTGCGCTTGCCGATGTGGAAATGTCAAAGATGCGCGTGGCTGAGCGGGTGGCACATGGCGGCCACAATATTCCTGCAAAGGACATCGTGCGCAGGTTTCCGCGTAGCTTGAATAACCTTCTCAATCTGTTCAGCTATCGTGTGGATTTTTGTGTTTGTTTCATGAATGATGGTGGAGTGCCAACACTGGTTTTCGAGCAGCAGGGCGCTGACCGTAGAATTATCGATCATGACTATTATGATGTGATGCTTAATGGAGCAGTGCAATGAAAGAAACTGAAAATAAGCCTGTTTCTCAGGCAGGGCAATTGATGCTGGACTCTCTGCGAGAATCTGTAGCCGAGGCGCTGGAAAAAAAGAGGCGGCTGGGCCAGTACGCCGTGATGAGACAGAATGGTAAGCCTGTTATTGTTGGTGATGATGCCCCAAGTAAAAAGCGGTAAGGAGCTGGTGGTGCTCAGCTTCCCCGGCCTGGATCGTTCTATCCGTATAGAAGACCTGCAGGCAGGCGCGCCGTAGCCGCTGCTACCGGAACCGCCGTATCGGCGAGTTTCTGAAAGAACTGGACCTCACCGAAAGCCGTTCCAACGGCATCCCCAAGGTGTTGCGTGCGATGCGAGCCAATGGATCAACTGAGTCACGCTTTGAAAGCGATGACGAGCGCAGTTCATTTTTGATTCGCTTGCCGGTGCATGAGTGATTTGTTAACGAACATGGTCCCGAAGCCACCCCCGAAGTCACGAGGTTGCTGAGTGTGATGAAAAGGGAAATGAAGCACTCGGAAATCCAGTCCACCCTGGCATTAAAACATGAAGATCACTTCCGCGAAGCCTTGGATGCTGGGTTTATCGAAATGACCATTCTGGGCAAGCCCCGCAGCCGCCTGCAGAAAACCCTTCTTTTGCGGTGTTGCTCATTCCGCGAGCGCCTTGCGCCTGGAGGCTTTTCATTGCCTGTCCGATATAGAGTATTTTAGCAAGTTGCTAAAGTGGAGGCTCACCGCCCCTGAAACTGTACCTTGGTCGTCTGTCTTCCCCGCGCTACCTCCATAATACCCTTTCCCCTGGCCTTTGCCAGAGTCAGGGCCTCAGCCAGGCTTTGTGGGTTGTCCAGCTGCTGGTCATCTATGGTGACGATGCGGTCCCCGGGGCGAAAGCCAGCGCGTTGTGCCCAGCTACGGGAATGTATTCGTTGTACTTCTACGCCATTTTCTGAGTAGTTTTGTCCCAGCTCTATACCGAGCCATTGGGCTAGCAGGCGCCGCCCGTAATCGGTTGGCGCCTGTTGTGCCTGCACTTTGGTTTTAAAAACTTCGCTATCTCGCAGTACGGTTAACTCCACCAAGTCATTGGCAGTATAGTCAAATAATCCCATGACGTAATCAAGCTCATTGCCTATGGGCATGCTGCCCACTTCCAGAATGACATCCCGCCTTCGCAAGGGTTCACCACGAAAGTGGGAGGGGTAGCTGACATCGCTGACCATCACCCCGACGCCGCGGGGAAGTGTGCGGTTGAGGGTACCGTGAAGCTGTGCTGTTATGGGCTGCACTTCAACACCAATCCAAGCCCGGTGTACGGTTCCGTGCTGAAGTATATAGTCGTATATGCGCATGGCCCGGTCAATGGGAATACTAAAGCCTATACCCTGGGCGCGACGATAGATAGCAGTATTAATACCAATCACATCTCCGTGTATGTTGAGCAGTGGACCACCGCTGTTACCTGGGTTGATCATGGTGTCTGTCTGAATAAGATTGTGGAAGATGCCACTTTCGTCTCGGATTGAGCGGCCCACGGCAGAGATAATGCCAGTGGTGACGGTGCTGGAGAAACCAAAGGGGTTGCCAATGGCAATAACTGGCTCTCCGATAAGCAAATTGCTGGAGTCGCCGGGGTTGGCGCAAGTCAATTGCGTGGGTGGATTTTCCATGGCGAGCACAGCAATGTCGCTGCGGGTGTCGGAGCCCAGTACACGTACTGAGTGCTCTCGATTATCGCTGGTGAAAATAGTAATAGCCGTAGCCCCTGCTACCACATGAGCGTTGGTGAGTATGTGGCCGCGACAGTCAATAATAACGCCGGAGCCCAGGGACTGTGTTTCGTAGGAGCGCCCAAAGCCGGGGAAGAAGTCGCGAAAGAACTCATTGAAAAATGGATCGTCGATGACAAAGGGAGAGGAGGTTTGTTGTACGCTCAGGGTGGATATATTGACGACGGCAGAGCCGACTTTTTCTACGGCTTCGACTACTGGTGTGCGACGAGGATCGCTCTGGGCCAGCAGAGGACTCTGGAACAAGAGAATGCAGCAGAAAAGAGCGAACAGAAAACGGGCAAAGGAGTTCATGGGGCACCAATGCAAAAGGGCAGTGTCGTACTGCCCTGGGGTTTATTTATCAAGCAGGTGAAATTCAGGATTTACGCTCTTCATCCGATTTTTGATCATCTTCACCTGGTTGAGCTGCTTCCGACGTAAAGCGATGGCTGATGGCGACATCTTCGGCGTGGTATTCTTCCGGATTATCTTCGGACACATCGGGCCGGCTACTTACAGTTGGTTCTTCACGAAGAATATTGCCCTGCTGCTCTTCTTCATCGGGAGTATACTCGTTAAGCTCTGCTGCCATATTTAACTCTTCAAGCAGCGCTTGATGAACGGCTATTTCGGCATCTATTTTTTCGATTTCCTCGATCAGAGCGAGGAAGTCTTCGTCAAACTGCAGATTGCCGCTTTTGAGCAAGTCGTAGGTCAGCGAGCCCAGCTCTTCCAGTTTACGGCTTTTCTTGCGCTCGGAATTAATGATATCCAGTTTGATCTTGCCCATTTTGGTGAGCTTTACCACTTCGGTTTTACTTCGACTGATCCCTTTGACGACAGACTCGTATACTCTGTCAAGGGATTTGCGTTCCTTGGCTATTTGGGCAGATTCTTTTTCCTTGTGCTCCATGGTGTGCTCCTTGGCTCTTCTGCTATGCTCTTCAGGAATTGGCATCGACGATCTGTCGCTTGGTCACTTCCCACCAGAACTCCTCTATACCATACTTGCTGGCAGATGAAAATGGCATAAGTGCGCATTTTGAGCCGTAGGACTTGCGTAGCTTGTCGATGTGTGGGGCAAGCTGGGATTTTTTTAGTTTGTCGGATTTGGTGGCGACAATCAGGGTAGGAATTTGCCATTGACCGAGCAGGTTAAACATTCGCAGGTCATTCTTTTGGGCCTCGTGGCGGATATCCACAATCATTACGGCCATAGCGATATTTTCACGACACTCCAGGTACTGGTACATATGGCGGTTCCACTGGTCGCGCATACTCGTAGAGACCCGAGCAAAGCCGTAACCCGGAAGATCGACCAGATAGAGCTCGTCGTTAACATCAAAGTAGTTGAGTAAACGGGTGCGTCCTGGTGTCTTGCTGGTGAGGGCTATACTGCGCTTGCCGGTGATAGTATTGATAAGGCTGGATTTGCCCACATTGCTGCGACCCAGAAATACGATTTCGGGACGGTCTGGCAGAGGGCAGTGTGCCAGAGACGGGGCCGAAGTGACAAATTGAACCTTATGGGGATGGTATGAACTGATTCTTTTTTCCATGAAAAGTCCCTGAAGGTGTAAAAGTAGCTGATACCGATCAGCATACTGGCATGTTTGGGTATTCGTAACGAAGGTGCATAGTTTTCTAGGCTTCATGAAAAAAAGGGAATCCTGAGGATTCCCTTTTTACATAATGATCCGATGATGGGTGATCAGCCTTGCATGCGACGCATTTTGTTCAGCAGCTTGAGCTGCTTGCGACGCGCCTTGAGCTTCTTGCGTCGACGGGCTTCTGTAGGCTTTTCGTAAAATGTGTACTTTTTCATTTCACGAATAAGACCTTCGCGCTCAACTTTGCGTTTAAAGGCTTTTAGCGCATCGTTGATGTCATCGCTTTCCACTCGGACGTGAGCATTGATAGGCACTGTGAAATCACCCCATTTCTTGTGAATTTTTAAAAAACTATTCTTAGCATTGGAGGCAGCTTGTGTCAACCGTGTATTTTTAGCGCACCCTTCGCATGGCAAGTACGCTGAAAAGCGCGGAAAAGCTTACCAAGTAGCGTGAGCAGTAAAACGACTCAGGGGTCAGGAAAACCACCGTTCAGACTTAAGTCGGCGTGTCATGAGGTCATGAATTCCCTGCTCAACTGGCTTACCTGCAAAGAGGACTTGGTAGAGCTCAGCGGTGATGGGCATATCCACATCCAGTTTTTGTGCCAGCTCCCAGGTAGACTGGGTTGTTTGCACGCCTTCGGCTACCATGGCCATGCTTTCGACTATCTCAGCGAGTTTTTCTCCTCGGGCCAGTCGCTGCCCAACCATCCGGTTACGACTTAATCCGCCGGTACAAGTGAGGAGCAGATCGCCCACTCCAGCCAGACCGCTGGTGGTTTGCTCTTCGCCGCCACACTTTACAACCAATCTCGTAATTTCAGCCAATCCACGGGTTATGAGTGCGGCGGTGGCATTACACCCTAACCCCATCTCGCTACAGATTCCACTGGCAATGGCAATGACGTTTTTTACTGCACCACACAACTCCACTCCGGTGAGATCGCTGCTGGTATAGGCGCGAAAAGTGTCGTTGCTGAATATGGCCTGTACTCCTGCGCCGGTGCGGGGTTTGGTGGAGGCTATGGTCACCGCAGTAGGGGCTGCCTGGACCACCTCTTTCGCAAAGGAAGGTCCGGAGAGGACTGCCAGGTTGGCATGAGGGCCCAGTATTTCTGCAAAAAGCTGGTGCAGGAGCATCAGGGAATTGTTTTCTATACCTTTGCTGGCAATAACCATGGGCGTAGCCAAATCGATATTCCGGTAAATTGTGCTAAGCAGTGGACGACTCTTTTGTGTAGGTACCGCCCAGACATAGATTTCAAAGGGAGAAAAAAGGCGTTCGTAGTCAGTGGTCGCCTCCATGGGCAAGAGCTCTATATCCGGTAAGTAGAGGCTGTTGCGACGATGAAGGTTAATTTCTTCAGCGACCTCAGGTTCCCGGGCAAAGATCAGGACTTCCCGCCCAGTGGATGCCAGGTGGTGGGCCAGTGCTGTTCCCCAGCTGCCGGCTCCTATAACCGCACATTTCATGAAAGTTCCTCCTCAATTATCCTGCGTACAGCTGGTGAGTGAACGCAGTCGCTGACGCTATCACTGTTGGACTGACTCAGGGGCAGTAGGTGAGCAGCAATGTCGCTTATGATGGCGCTAATTTCGCCCATTAGCGAGTGGTCGCCACGGGGGTAGAGTTGCAGGTGGCTGTGTGGCAGAGCTTCGTGCATACGCTGAGACTGTTGCCACTCAACGGTTTCGTCCTGCTGGCCATGAATGAGCAACAGGGGCAAGTGGGTCTGTAATGTGTAGGGGGTATAGGCCTCTACGTCCTGGAGAAAGTCGATGCCCAATGGTAACCAGGCATCTGCGCCGTAGTGGTAAAATGACATGGATCCTTCCTGGCGCCACTGCTGCACACCTTCTGCTCCCATGCTGGCCATGCGATTGGCGTAGAAGTCGAAGGAGCCGGCCAGCGTTGTTAAAGAGCGAACCGCAGGGGATGCACCGCCTTCCACATAGCGTACTAAGACCATAGCACCCAGTGAGGAGCCAATCAAATGGACTCGCTGGTAGCAGCGATGCAGACTTTCCACGATATTTCGCAGTTGCTGAACCATGCGGGGTACCGTAAGTCCGAAAAAGAACGGTGCCTGCATATCATCAAAGGTGAATCGCAAGAAAGAGTAGCCTCGGCTGGTAAGAGCTGACTCTATTGTCACTGCCTTGGATGAGTGCATAGAAGAGCCAAATCCGTGAATATAGACGACTACATCATCCTGGCTTCGGTGTTGCAAGTTCCACTGGCAAGGTAAATCAGAGATAGTGAGGCTTGCTGGATTCACTGTGGCCATTTTCGCTCCTCTTCTCCTTGCCGTTGCGGTTTTCCTGGTTGTTTTGCATGCTGCGCGCCGAGTAGTCAAGCTGCTCCACTTCCTGGTGGGTAAAGTGTCGAATAGAGGCGGGAGGTTTGCGGGTAGGCGCAATCAGGTTTCCTTCATCAGTACTTGCTTCTCGGGTCTTGGCCGCTTCTTTCTTGTCCTCTGGGTACTCAATGCGCTGATGGTATATGCTGGTAAGGGTGGTAGTGAAACTGTCGGCAATAAGGCCGATATCCTTCAGAGTCAGCTCACATTCATCCAGCTGTCCGTCAACAAAAATATTGTTGATGATTTTTTGCACCAAGCTCTGAATGCGGTGATGGTTGGGCTCCGCTAGCGCTCGCGTGGCAGCTTCGCAACTGTCTGCCAGCATGACCAGCGCAGCAGCGCGGGTTTGGGGTTTTGGACCGGCGTAGCGGAACTTTTCCTCATCCACGGACTCGCCAGCGCTCAAGGCCTTTTTGTAAAAGTATTGGATGAGTGTTCTTCCGTGGTGTTGCTGCAGTATATCGCAGATAGTTATAGGCAGGTTGTACTCTTCCGCCAACTCACGACCATGTTTGACGTGATTGGTAATGACCAGGCTGGACATGGCTGGCGAAAGGCTGTCGTGGCGATTAATACCTCGCTGGTTTTCGATGAAGTACTCCGGTTTCTTCATCTTGCCAATGTCGTGATAGTAGGCCCCTACTCTGGCCAGTAAGGGGTTAACACCGATTTTTTCCGCCGCTGCCTCTGCCAGGCTTCCTACGATAATACTGTGATGGTAGGTGCCCGGTGCCCGAAGAATGAGCTGCTTGAGCAAGGGGTGGCCCATATTGCTCAGCTCCAATAGTCTCAAGTCGCTCGTCACGTGAAAAATCGATTCGAAAATAGGCAGCAGGCCCATAACGATGAGCATGGAGATTTGAGCGGAGATAAAGACAAAGAGAAAAACCCAAACAGCTCCCCATGTGAAGAGTTCGCCGTTGATAAGTAATATGGACGTCATCACTAAGGTGCCGGCAGCACTGGACCACAAGGCCGAAAATGTCAGATCCATACGATTTCGGAAGGAGAAGCTGGTGTAGGCAGCTACCAGGCAGCATACAAAGGTGTACAGGGTGAAGCTTATATCGTGGCCTACCATAACGCCGCAAATGATAGAAAATACCGTGGTATAGATCATGGCGATATGCAGATCAAGCAGTATGGCGATCAGCATGGCTCCAGCTGCAATGGGTATGGCATAGATCATGTAATCGTAGCTGACGTTGGGCAGGTTGAAGGAGAGACCACTGACCACAATAGAGAAAAACTTTACCAGGGCAATAGATCCCAACAGAATGGTGAAGAAAATATAGAGGCGGTCGCTATTGTTAAAGATCTTCTTG contains:
- a CDS encoding HD family phosphohydrolase, encoding MGNILRSWHQYFLSHTINQPLGVKIIAVISVLFIAIFAIPEERFTGDVYEAGEVAGRSIKADRELLIIDAEATSQKRREAIERAGRLYDRDPSVRRSFIIAIEETFSTARRLVQQDDEGPQSELSAMLGRFQIPGETREYFRQHRFAKDIEQSLVQCVNLAYERGVTASSATPTNNQFTSASLRDISTGAITRIAPEQAPRTPSQVATNLRENCSEHATAFVMANLHPDVSYNEKATITRREEIADAVQPAYILVRQGEMVVREGELVDELTQEKLETLRQVKSPLEHFYSLAGTLIMAAILIFIPWKYFEKARKKIFNNSDRLYIFFTILLGSIALVKFFSIVVSGLSFNLPNVSYDYMIYAIPIAAGAMLIAILLDLHIAMIYTTVFSIICGVMVGHDISFTLYTFVCCLVAAYTSFSFRNRMDLTFSALWSSAAGTLVMTSILLINGELFTWGAVWVFLFVFISAQISMLIVMGLLPIFESIFHVTSDLRLLELSNMGHPLLKQLILRAPGTYHHSIIVGSLAEAAAEKIGVNPLLARVGAYYHDIGKMKKPEYFIENQRGINRHDSLSPAMSSLVITNHVKHGRELAEEYNLPITICDILQQHHGRTLIQYFYKKALSAGESVDEEKFRYAGPKPQTRAAALVMLADSCEAATRALAEPNHHRIQSLVQKIINNIFVDGQLDECELTLKDIGLIADSFTTTLTSIYHQRIEYPEDKKEAAKTREASTDEGNLIAPTRKPPASIRHFTHQEVEQLDYSARSMQNNQENRNGKEKRSENGHSESSKPHYL
- a CDS encoding NAD(P)H-dependent glycerol-3-phosphate dehydrogenase, yielding MKCAVIGAGSWGTALAHHLASTGREVLIFAREPEVAEEINLHRRNSLYLPDIELLPMEATTDYERLFSPFEIYVWAVPTQKSRPLLSTIYRNIDLATPMVIASKGIENNSLMLLHQLFAEILGPHANLAVLSGPSFAKEVVQAAPTAVTIASTKPRTGAGVQAIFSNDTFRAYTSSDLTGVELCGAVKNVIAIASGICSEMGLGCNATAALITRGLAEITRLVVKCGGEEQTTSGLAGVGDLLLTCTGGLSRNRMVGQRLARGEKLAEIVESMAMVAEGVQTTQSTWELAQKLDVDMPITAELYQVLFAGKPVEQGIHDLMTRRLKSERWFS
- a CDS encoding trypsin-like peptidase domain-containing protein produces the protein MNSFARFLFALFCCILLFQSPLLAQSDPRRTPVVEAVEKVGSAVVNISTLSVQQTSSPFVIDDPFFNEFFRDFFPGFGRSYETQSLGSGVIIDCRGHILTNAHVVAGATAITIFTSDNREHSVRVLGSDTRSDIAVLAMENPPTQLTCANPGDSSNLLIGEPVIAIGNPFGFSSTVTTGIISAVGRSIRDESGIFHNLIQTDTMINPGNSGGPLLNIHGDVIGINTAIYRRAQGIGFSIPIDRAMRIYDYILQHGTVHRAWIGVEVQPITAQLHGTLNRTLPRGVGVMVSDVSYPSHFRGEPLRRRDVILEVGSMPIGNELDYVMGLFDYTANDLVELTVLRDSEVFKTKVQAQQAPTDYGRRLLAQWLGIELGQNYSENGVEVQRIHSRSWAQRAGFRPGDRIVTIDDQQLDNPQSLAEALTLAKARGKGIMEVARGRQTTKVQFQGR
- the yihA gene encoding ribosome biogenesis GTP-binding protein YihA/YsxC — encoded protein: MEKRISSYHPHKVQFVTSAPSLAHCPLPDRPEIVFLGRSNVGKSSLINTITGKRSIALTSKTPGRTRLLNYFDVNDELYLVDLPGYGFARVSTSMRDQWNRHMYQYLECRENIAMAVMIVDIRHEAQKNDLRMFNLLGQWQIPTLIVATKSDKLKKSQLAPHIDKLRKSYGSKCALMPFSSASKYGIEEFWWEVTKRQIVDANS
- a CDS encoding alpha/beta hydrolase, translated to MATVNPASLTISDLPCQWNLQHRSQDDVVVYIHGFGSSMHSSKAVTIESALTSRGYSFLRFTFDDMQAPFFFGLTVPRMVQQLRNIVESLHRCYQRVHLIGSSLGAMVLVRYVEGGASPAVRSLTTLAGSFDFYANRMASMGAEGVQQWRQEGSMSFYHYGADAWLPLGIDFLQDVEAYTPYTLQTHLPLLLIHGQQDETVEWQQSQRMHEALPHSHLQLYPRGDHSLMGEISAIISDIAAHLLPLSQSNSDSVSDCVHSPAVRRIIEEELS
- a CDS encoding zeta toxin family protein; the encoded protein is MPTCWIIAGPNGSGKTTFAMGYLPKVAGCRNFINADLIAAGLSPLAPEKELFAASKIFLQEIEEHIIAGEDFAFETTLAGRSYLRLIERLREEGWRVELIYLALADVEMSKMRVAERVAHGGHNIPAKDIVRRFPRSLNNLLNLFSYRVDFCVCFMNDGGVPTLVFEQQGADRRIIDHDYYDVMLNGAVQ
- the rpsU gene encoding 30S ribosomal protein S21, with product MPINAHVRVESDDINDALKAFKRKVEREGLIREMKKYTFYEKPTEARRRKKLKARRKQLKLLNKMRRMQG
- a CDS encoding Fic family protein: MLSVMKREMKHSEIQSTLALKHEDHFREALDAGFIEMTILGKPRSRLQKTLLLRCCSFRERLAPGGFSLPVRYRVF